A window from Acinonyx jubatus isolate Ajub_Pintada_27869175 chromosome E1, VMU_Ajub_asm_v1.0, whole genome shotgun sequence encodes these proteins:
- the RAB11FIP4 gene encoding rab11 family-interacting protein 4 isoform X3 yields MTLAPPEGPPESDMDSPMESMQSLEGSVGSPAEEKDGGLGGLFLPEDKSLGHAPSMTTSDLSTHSTTSLISNEEQFEDYGEGDDVDCAPSSPCPDDETRTNVYSDLGSSVSSSAGQTPRKMRHAYNSELLDVYCSQCCKKINLLNDLEARLKNLKANSPNRKISSTAFGRQLMHSSNFSSSDGSTEDLFRDSIDSCDNDITEKVSFLEKKVTELENDSLTNGDLKSKLKQENTQLVHRVHELEEMVKDQETMAEQALEEEARRHREAYGKLEREKSTEIELLNTRVQQLEEENTELRTTVTRLKSQTEKLDEERQRMCDRLEDTSLRLKDETDLYKRVTDKLRQNRLEFQKEREATQELIEDLRKELEHLQMYKLDCERPGRGRSSSSGLGEFNARAREVELEHEVKRLKQENHKLRDQNDDLNGQILSLSLYEAKNLFATQTKAQSLAAEIDTASRDELMEALKEQEEINFRLRQYMDKIILAILDHNPSILEIKH; encoded by the exons ATGACGCTGGCCCCACCCGAGGGCCCCCCGGAGTCAGACATGGACAGCCCCATGGAGAGCATGCAGAGCCTGGAGGGGTCGGTAGGGAGTCCTGCCGAGGAGAAGGACGGAGGGCTTGGGGGCCTGTTCCTGCCGGAGGACAA GTCCCTGGGCCATGCCCCATCCATGACCACATCGGACCTCTCCACACACTCCACCACCTCGCTTATCAGCAATGAGGAGCAGTTTGAAGACTATGGAGAGGGGGACGACGTGGACTGTgcccccagcagcccctgccccGATGACGAGACCAGGACCAACGTTTACTCGGACCTGGGATCTTCAGTGTCTTCCAG TGCGGGGCAGACACCCAGGAAAATGCGGCACGCCTACAACAGCGAATTGCTGGATGTTTACTGCTCTCAGTGCTGTAAGAAGATCAACCTGCTGAATGACCTGGAAGCCCGACTGAAAAACCTGAAGGCCAACAG ccctaACCGGAAGATCTCTAGCACGGCCTTTGGACG gcagCTCATGCACAGCAGCAACTTCAGTAGCAGTGATGGTAGCACTGAGGACCTGTTCCGAGACAGCATTGACTCCTGTGACAACGACATCACGGAGAAG GTgagcttcctggaaaaaaaagtgacagaactGGAGAATGACAGCCTGACCAATGGGGACCTGAAGAGCAAGCTGAAGCAGGAGAACACACAGCTCGTGCACAG GGTGCACGAGCTGGAGGAGATGGTGAAAGATCAGGAGACCATGGCTGAGcaggccctggaggaggaggcgcGGCGGCACCGCGAGGCCTACGgcaagctggagagagagaagagcacggAGATCGAGCTGCTCAACACCAG gGTGCAGCAATTAGAGGAGGAAAACACTGAGCTCAGAACAACAGTGACCCGGCTCAAGTCACAAACAGAGAAGCTGGATGAG GAGCGGCAGCGCATGTGTGACCGGCTGGAGGACACCAGCCTGCGGCTCAAAGATGAGACGGACCTGTACAAGCGCGTGACGGACAAGCTGCGGCAGAACCGCCTTGAGTTCCAAAAGGAACGGGAGGCGACGCAGGAG CTCATCGAGGACTTGCGGAAGGAGCTAGAGCACCTGCAGATGTACAAGCTGGACTGTGAGCGGCCAGGCCGGGGACGCAGCTCGTCCTCTGGCCTGGGCGAGTTCAACGCCAGGGCCCGCGAGGTGGAGCTGGAGCATGAGGTCAAGCGGCTCAAGCAG GAGAATCATAAGCTGCGGGACCAGAATGACGACTTGAATGGACAGATCTTGAGCCTCAGCCTCTATGAAGCAAAGAACCTCTTTGCCACCCAGACCAAAGCCCAGTCTCTGGCCGCAGAAATAGACACGGCCTCTCGCGATGAG
- the RAB11FIP4 gene encoding rab11 family-interacting protein 4 isoform X2, producing the protein MRTPPASGGQGSEVPGPTFADGELLPRDPSFFPEDEEEAMTLAPPEGPPESDMDSPMESMQSLEGSVGSPAEEKDGGLGGLFLPEDKSLGHAPSMTTSDLSTHSTTSLISNEEQFEDYGEGDDVDCAPSSPCPDDETRTNVYSDLGSSVSSSAGQTPRKMRHAYNSELLDVYCSQCCKKINLLNDLEARLKNLKANSPNRKISSTAFGRQLMHSSNFSSSDGSTEDLFRDSIDSCDNDITEKVSFLEKKVTELENDSLTNGDLKSKLKQENTQLVHRVHELEEMVKDQETMAEQALEEEARRHREAYGKLEREKSTEIELLNTRVQQLEEENTELRTTVTRLKSQTEKLDEERQRMCDRLEDTSLRLKDETDLYKRVTDKLRQNRLEFQKEREATQELIEDLRKELEHLQMYKLDCERPGRGRSSSSGLGEFNARAREVELEHEVKRLKQENHKLRDQNDDLNGQILSLSLYEAKNLFATQTKAQSLAAEIDTASRDELMEALKEQEEINFRLRQYMDKIILAILDHNPSILEIKH; encoded by the exons GGCAGCGAGGTGCCAGGCCCTACCTTTGCTGATGGCGAGCTCCTCCCCAGGGACCCCAGCTTCTTTCCCGAGGACGAGGAGGAGGCTATGACGCTGGCCCCACCCGAGGGCCCCCCGGAGTCAGACATGGACAGCCCCATGGAGAGCATGCAGAGCCTGGAGGGGTCGGTAGGGAGTCCTGCCGAGGAGAAGGACGGAGGGCTTGGGGGCCTGTTCCTGCCGGAGGACAA GTCCCTGGGCCATGCCCCATCCATGACCACATCGGACCTCTCCACACACTCCACCACCTCGCTTATCAGCAATGAGGAGCAGTTTGAAGACTATGGAGAGGGGGACGACGTGGACTGTgcccccagcagcccctgccccGATGACGAGACCAGGACCAACGTTTACTCGGACCTGGGATCTTCAGTGTCTTCCAG TGCGGGGCAGACACCCAGGAAAATGCGGCACGCCTACAACAGCGAATTGCTGGATGTTTACTGCTCTCAGTGCTGTAAGAAGATCAACCTGCTGAATGACCTGGAAGCCCGACTGAAAAACCTGAAGGCCAACAG ccctaACCGGAAGATCTCTAGCACGGCCTTTGGACG gcagCTCATGCACAGCAGCAACTTCAGTAGCAGTGATGGTAGCACTGAGGACCTGTTCCGAGACAGCATTGACTCCTGTGACAACGACATCACGGAGAAG GTgagcttcctggaaaaaaaagtgacagaactGGAGAATGACAGCCTGACCAATGGGGACCTGAAGAGCAAGCTGAAGCAGGAGAACACACAGCTCGTGCACAG GGTGCACGAGCTGGAGGAGATGGTGAAAGATCAGGAGACCATGGCTGAGcaggccctggaggaggaggcgcGGCGGCACCGCGAGGCCTACGgcaagctggagagagagaagagcacggAGATCGAGCTGCTCAACACCAG gGTGCAGCAATTAGAGGAGGAAAACACTGAGCTCAGAACAACAGTGACCCGGCTCAAGTCACAAACAGAGAAGCTGGATGAG GAGCGGCAGCGCATGTGTGACCGGCTGGAGGACACCAGCCTGCGGCTCAAAGATGAGACGGACCTGTACAAGCGCGTGACGGACAAGCTGCGGCAGAACCGCCTTGAGTTCCAAAAGGAACGGGAGGCGACGCAGGAG CTCATCGAGGACTTGCGGAAGGAGCTAGAGCACCTGCAGATGTACAAGCTGGACTGTGAGCGGCCAGGCCGGGGACGCAGCTCGTCCTCTGGCCTGGGCGAGTTCAACGCCAGGGCCCGCGAGGTGGAGCTGGAGCATGAGGTCAAGCGGCTCAAGCAG GAGAATCATAAGCTGCGGGACCAGAATGACGACTTGAATGGACAGATCTTGAGCCTCAGCCTCTATGAAGCAAAGAACCTCTTTGCCACCCAGACCAAAGCCCAGTCTCTGGCCGCAGAAATAGACACGGCCTCTCGCGATGAG